One Zerene cesonia ecotype Mississippi unplaced genomic scaffold, Zerene_cesonia_1.1 Zces_u005, whole genome shotgun sequence genomic window, tttacacaCCTACCACATTCTTAGTAAAGCTATAGAATAGTAACAGTAATTTGTAATACAATCGGTGAGATAGTGCACAAAGAAATTCAGAGTCAAAACTCAAAATGAATGTAACTTAACAAACCGAtgtcttataatataagaaaataataagcgattattataaatcgCTTATACACTTTTGAGTAAAGTtcagaaatatattatcaaatactGAATAAGTTACAAACCCTGACTATATCATGATGATGCCTGCCCGCGGAACATAGTTTTGGCCAGTCaaggaaaataatactaatttactgcataaataaaaatccactTCAAATGTGATACCAACTTGACAAGAGTGGTTAAATTATGAAccaacttataaattattactactttactaaataaattttcactaaTTAATTAGTTCTCGATTTTTTACCGCCAAAAACGTTGGAGATTGACAATAGgtacataacttttttttttgtgatgcTATTAAAGAATGACACTTCGCATATGGAAAGTTAATATGAATAACCTTATAAAagaatagttataattatgttcTGTTAAGACTGTATTTGGGAgttaaaatgagaaattatcTATGGACATAAacgtcaaaattttattaggaCATTATGAGCAAGTGGTAAATCCggccataaaattaaaaagataaggccataaaaggaaaaaggatatcatattttgttaaatgttccagattagaaataaataatatgtattagtatTGTAAACCTTCATACACAAGGATAATGTCGGTCCTCCTAAAAGGCcccattaaaattaatcataaatcctttaaaatgtaatcGTAACCTTACACTGCCAATTTAACGTATAATTTCACACTTTTAGGGTTGATATGCtttacgttttataatatgagtgtaGTTACAACAGATCTTCAAATCCTTCTCCGGTCAGTATGTGCGGCTCACCGATGGCGGGGACCATGTGACTGTACTCACTTGTAGCCCACAGGTATAGGTTCAATGTCCTCTCTGTACTCTGCGCTATGAATCTGAAATATTTCGTAAGtaataagtacaaaaaataatttaacctaACCTAAACATTATATGTGCACGCTCAAATTTCGAGAAGAATGTTTAAGATACTTATAACATCTACCATCTATGCAACTACATTCGGTAAGTAAAGTTAATtcgaattttatatagatttattatatacagtcttcccgtgaccacgctcgctgtagtgttcgaaacgtcgagttaataatataatgaataaatcgcgatcaaaattcgttaaaaagtttttaatttctacatgtataatactcgcgtaaaatcaaacaagaaaatactatattatagacTATATTCTAagtatagttataaataataaaaggattTACGTTAGGTATTAATCGTTATTAGGTAACGTCCGGTGGTCGTGATTTGACCTTCGCATTCTGATGATTTTCACCTCCGCTTTGTTGCACAAACTTTGATGAAATATACTCTTGATATTGCATTGTGATactaattgtatattaaaacatttagtCTTATCCTAAAAATGGGCGAATTTGACGGGTCACAAGCAGATAGTGGtgattttaagataaaaaatggttgcctgtaaagtcggttttacgggcgaagattttacgtgacaacgtctttttctcggtagagtatttattgatatgaatattattaaattgcacaataggaacaaggaattgaatgaaaataagaattgcacaaattttaactatagaaaatatattttgtttactaaaaagacagagacagagacacaagcacgcgccgattcaattcTCTAGTggtgcgcgcgcggcggaccgatcatagttcggtgactcatcgtaacgttaccgggcgttacactttttcatgagtgactccgagccgcaacctaatttaagacgttgtcacgtcaaaaaaaatcataaacacaacattttcatacatttatatttcatttatttatactccGCCGTATTAGCGCGTGAGCTAGTGAGATAAATTGGTATGGgcaataattatctataattgGTGTCATCTGGTTATGTATTGGATCTAATAACGTTACAGAGATATAACAGATAAATATCACAAGGAAAATGAATGTGGAAAATTTATGTATGGAGCACCTCCTCTATCTATctctttcatacaaaattacgCAGGCACTTATCGTCCAGTTACGGAAACATGGACGCATCATTCAttacaagctgcgccccgcggtttcacccgcgtaagtcagtatcccgtaggaatatcgcgataaaaagttgcctatgtattattccagttgtccagctatctaagtaccaaatttcattgcaatcggttcagtagtttttgtgagagagtaacaaacatacacatactcacaaactttcgcatttacaatgtAAGTAGGATTAgaaggaatttatttattcatagatacaccattataaaatattttctttcatatgCAGATCTCAGatgtctatttttaaataagatcaATGTGGCGGGGTTTTACCATTTAAAACCGTAGATATGATATGACTGTAGGTTCATTTCTATAATTCAgtcattttgttataaaaattgaatagaaatggacaaaaatttttatgtacattttgaTTTAGTgcctaattataaaaagtatattgcACTCATCTCTTGAGCTCTAAAACCTACCTGACAAAAGGTCTCACATCTCCCTCGTTGGCAGTTTGCAAGTGCTGATAGTACAAGTGGCGATGCTGTTTGGCAATAATCACTGGTGGATAGCCAGCCTGCATTAGCAGTAGATTCATCAGCAGGCGAGAGGTTCGGCCATTGCCATCTATGAATGGGTGAATGTGGACTAGCTTATAGTGTGCTAGAGCTGCATAtctgaaaaataatgaattttgtgttgaaaacagaaaaaatcttacatagataaCCAGAAGAAAGTTACCTTTTAGGTGGTTTGttgaataacataataataagtattttattaatttagtcaATTAAAAAACTCTTTAAACTTTAGGtcagaatatataataatgcacATGgataacatgaaaataaaatgccaaatgacgtatttttaattacgagtttagcaaataaatttaattttaagatatttaccTCACAGGATGTAGCTCTAATGCGTCTTCAGAATTAAGCCATTCCAAGAACTGTGTCATCAGACCTTGTATCTCCAAAGGCCCTGGAGGTATGTGACCTCCAACATACACCTGTGTCCTTCTAAAATGCCCCCCTTCCACTGGGTCTACATGCCCCAGGACTCTCTTATGGATCTCCAATATATCTCCCATAGTAATGTCTCgcattctatataataatgtagcaTTTATATACTTCATTGCAGCATCCAGACCCAATATCTCATTGTGTTCATCAATGCTTTTACCGGCTACTGCTATTTTTGTCTCTAAAATGCTTCTGGTTTGTTGTAGCGTCATAGTGTTGCCTTCAATACCAACAGTATGGTATATGTGTTGGAAATATGCTTCTTTCTTAGCTCTACATAAAGCAGAATCATTTTCTGGTATTGATAGCAGCGCGTCTCGCTTTTCATCAATTTTTCGTAACATTTCGCGATCTAAATTCTCAACAATGCTTGCTGTTCGCTGCCTGTTTGTCAGTGCTCCACTGTGATCTGGATAATTTGTTAAGGCTAGAGTGTATAGTTGGTCGGCTTTCACTATATCCTTTTTGGTATCTTCCAAAAACTCTCCATAGTGATTGAGTATATCAGCGTGTTTCGGTGACAGTGCAAATGCATgttgaaatagttttaatgcTTTATCAGTTTTGCCGTGTTTTTTCATGTCCAGAGCTGCGTTTAAAGAGACAACAGCTTCCGCATCTCGCGCTTTGTCGTATGTTTTAGGCTGAGAAGGCGGAGGCTCTCCAACAAAGGGCTCAAGATAGTTTCCGTATAATCCAGCTGGTATGGGCGCAAACGGTTTGATAAGTTTCACATCATGGCTAAGGATCTTGTGCAACGTTATGACAGCcgcaaacatacacacaatgCTAGATAAAATTACCACAGTTTTACATCGATCCAAGAGGATATTCATCTCAATTTGCTGTTTCCAAGCACACTTCATGGTTTCTGTTTTGGTAGATCTACCTAAGAATAACATGGTTGCTGTGATTTAAACGACGCAAACTCACTGATAAAACGTTAGAACAAGCGATTGTTgataattttgatttcatCGTGTATTGCAATAATAAGTTTCAGAGGCAAATCGTAAAAAAACACGTAATGCCATTGCAAATTTCAGACAAATACCAGCTGTTTCCTGTCTCTGTCAGGTGTCAGCTGTCAATTGTCACCTCGACCACagagtatattataattaaaattttgtgacGTGAATGAAATAGGAACTAGCTATATAGTTTGGAACAGATCACAAATGTGCCTAGGTTACCCATCTTTATAGCAgtatagaattattataaataaataattgataccAATTTTATGGTGGTTTTAGTGAAATGAAAAATCCAcacattaattcattatacaaaatagatttaataatttgcgTTAAAAGTTATGTCTCATCTTAGTACTTTTTTTACCATGGAAATTTGATGGTagtaatatcaataaataaatattatactaccTACACGTGTAATTtgatcattatattatttcttgcaTAATAATACGAAGCTAATagtaacaatattatgtagtattatgtacttagtttaattttcatgtagtttgaaacactttttaaattttatggtaATTCAATAAACTTGTTAAACAACTCAAGAGCACCACATAATATGTGTTTATGTGCATTCATgcgttttaatattgtttaaacgtCAGGCGTAATTAATTGACGAACGCTCAGAAACCATAATGCTTCACTGCACTTCCAAATATGGGTATCGATGAAcggtattttatgaatttcgtTGTAAAATATGGACTCGAATTATTTCATTGCTAACAAATTTACGAATCGAAAActctttattgaaaaaaattacgcTGTGGTATATCATGAATCTAGATTTTTAGCACacaattagataaaataagtGTACTGAGA contains:
- the LOC119838815 gene encoding protein adenylyltransferase Fic → MLFLGRSTKTETMKCAWKQQIEMNILLDRCKTVVILSSIVCMFAAVITLHKILSHDVKLIKPFAPIPAGLYGNYLEPFVGEPPPSQPKTYDKARDAEAVVSLNAALDMKKHGKTDKALKLFQHAFALSPKHADILNHYGEFLEDTKKDIVKADQLYTLALTNYPDHSGALTNRQRTASIVENLDREMLRKIDEKRDALLSIPENDSALCRAKKEAYFQHIYHTVGIEGNTMTLQQTRSILETKIAVAGKSIDEHNEILGLDAAMKYINATLLYRMRDITMGDILEIHKRVLGHVDPVEGGHFRRTQVYVGGHIPPGPLEIQGLMTQFLEWLNSEDALELHPVRYAALAHYKLVHIHPFIDGNGRTSRLLMNLLLMQAGYPPVIIAKQHRHLYYQHLQTANEGDVRPFVRFIAQSTERTLNLYLWATSEYSHMVPAIGEPHILTGEGFEDLL